The nucleotide window CAGCATGccttaaaagtatttttttgttgttgttttgtttagtcAGAGCTTAGCAACTGTGGTGGATGGTCCTCGATATGGACGATGCTTTCTCACCTCATCTGTCCTTGGCGATCGCTGAAGCGCATGCGCGGCAGGACAACCCCGGGGCTGGTGTAGACCGCCACCGGCATACGGCAGTCCAGATAGGCCGACTGCATCCACCATTCTGATAGCTACGTAAACACAGCAGTGGTAAGAAAGTAGAATTCATGACGTCTGATACAACAACAGACTACTTCCTGAAGAAGAGTTTACATGAACTCATTAACTAAACTGTAACGGAAGCAGGAGTCAGACTACACACAGCCACATAGACCTCGCTGCAAAATAAAAAGTCTGGGTGCATTTAAATACACAGCATCTTTATGCTGACTCAGCAGCAGGGAGGCTTTGGTTTAATTAAGTATGGAtacttataaaaaaaactaccttTACCTTCTTTGTGCACCCACTATATAAAACATGCTAAATAAGTCCAGATATCTACCCAGTTTTCTGTCTTGCGTGCCCGTCGCTCCAGGCCTTTCTGCAGCCTCTCTCCCACACCCCCCTTCAGAAAGTCTGCCACCAGCTCCTTGGTGTGTTCCAGCTCCTCCTTGCTGACAATGGGCTCCAGAGAGGCCAGGTACTGCTCGCATGTCTGCTTCAAGGCCGGCACCGGCAGCTTGGGTAAATTCTCCTGGTGCACCAGGGACCTCTGTGGGATCTGTGTCACCGATCTGAGCAGGCGACACGGCGTCACCACACCTGGCCGGAGCTGGAACACATAAACTGGATGAGCACAAAGTCTAAACTAAAATTTAAACAGATGGTTAAAACCTATATACTAATTGTAGAGTGTACGGTAAGACAGGAACCAGGATGTGTTAATGCTTTGCCTGCTTTAACTGATTATCGGCTCTCACTGAGTAGTGAATGTTTTGCTGATTGTTGATTCAGATGTTTTCGATTTCACTCAACgttttgatgtaaaaaaaaaatagggtAGGACTCGATAAGTATTCTCCTAATCCTTTACAGACATGTTTTATTCCTTTTGAACATTTGTTATTGAAGTTCACTATTTTGCCGTGCCATTTTCTTAcctacttatatatatatatgtatttctatatttattaaatacatgttgGAAATAAAACCTGTCCCCTCTGCCCTTACATATTACTTTAAAAATATGAACTACTCTTTGTCTAAATATAGTAACTGACTTGGCAAAACATGGCTCAGTGCATTGATataaaagtgtaatttaatCTCAGTGAGAACTGCTCCAGCCAGATGATTAATGGGACTCTATAGACGGACACCGCCTCACAAATCCAGGTGTCAACATGTTGTTAAATGTTTACTGTACACGATCGCAGCCTCAAGGAGCAAATGGCATCAAGTGAGAGGACTGGACTCAGTTATTTACTAAATATTTATCAGTAAGATGAGTTGATCTTGTGAAACGTGACACAGTCGAACTGTTGGTTTGAACACACTGCTGTGGACTGTGCCATCTTAAAAATAGCAGGTTGACACAGTTGAACCTTTGGAATGACAActacaacaaacacatgaaaccaGAAGTAGTTCTGTGATATCACGATCACTGCTGCGTACCAACATGAAAGCCATAGATGTGTAGAATTATGATTAGATTTGTATAATGGAACAGGAGGGATTTCACACTTATAAACTGAGTAACAATGGGAGTTCAAATTAATCTCCAACGTTCACATGAGTGggcatatttatttttggtcAAGTTTTCAGGTGTGAAGGAACTTCCGGTGcacgattaaaaaaaataaaagtgttattTAAACCGTAGCTTGCAGCGTTAATAGTATGTTTTTGACCTTAAATGCCACAATCACTACtacaaaataaagacaaagctCTGGATGGAGCTATGCAGACGACAATACTAACACTGTAGCACAGTTTCCGATGTCCTCTTTGCAGCATGCGCATTGAGTTAGCATTATGCTAACGGCTAGGCTAACATTAGGTCAAATATCACATCGAAAGGCAGAGAGACACTCGatagtaaaataacaaaacactgcCTTTACTAGCATGGCACCTAACATAAGAACGGCCTGTAGCTGTAGATACATTAGTTTGACTTGAACCTAAACATCGTCATATTGTTGTTGTCCTGTTGCTGCGCCCCACCCCCTTAACTCAGCCTTGTGTTACGATGAAgctaaacacaagcacacaacacaGTTCGACATTAACAACCCACTCACCCCGGCTCGGACTAACACGGTCCACATGCTGGCGGACAGACGCGCTAAGGTCTCGGACTGTCCCGGGGAGTGTGGATGGTGGAGCCTCGGGCTCGGGCtgacatgtctcaaggacaagCTCAGTCACCGTCTATTCTCAGCTGAGAGAGActgtcttccccccccccggacCCACCGAGCgaacacacagctcctctgaaAGTCACGCTATCATCTGTGGAGCTACATGTGCGACTGCTGCTTTAAGCTAGAGATCACAACATGTCCCTGCTGTGTAAAAGCCTCATTTCGTTTCCCTGAGGAACAAATACATCACTTTCATGATATAAACTATTAACAAACTACTATTCATTCGTTTTTCTTGTGGCATAGTCCCacaatttatattatattagtgTAAGAATgataatttcaaaataagagtgcAAGGTCACCATATACCCCATTCGTGTGGCCTATCTATTGTATAGCCACTCTTAACAATATAACAGGCTTATAAAAATTCATCACATATTGTAATTTAAAGCCAACAAATcagaagtgtttttaaatgatgttattttttattgactgATAAAAGAATACATTTACAGGCTGATGATTATCTGTGTTTGGTGCAAGAGGCTGCACAGCTCTCTAGAGGCCACATGGTGGCGCTCGTCAAACATCTATACAGAGAAACAGCGGCAAACTCATTCCTTCAGGAAATGTACAAACCAAAGCCAGACTCCTCCAGCCCCATGCAACTACCCACCACACACATCAGTTTAAATGAAAGGTGCATTTAATCTGAAGTCAGATGAATGGAAACTTGGAGTGTTAATGCGTAAAAGTCATTCAGAAGGATTGTGATTGCTCTGTACATCAACATTTTCTTCCCAtaacagaagacagagagagaggattgcAGTCGTGTCATGGTTTATTTGAAAGCAATAAAATAGGcaatacaaagaaaaatcaGTCATACAAATCAAAACGCCTCGATGGCTCTGGTCCAGCCGCTGCCTgtcaacagtgtgtgttttatacagATTGTTTGCGAGGAGAATATCTGCTCAAGGTCCGTCTGCTGCCAACTCACAAAGTCAGAGAGTCCACCTGAGCCCAGCACTGACATCAGGTTAGAGATGTTCGTGCTGTCCGAGTCTGAATAAGAGTCATCGTCACTCCTCATTCTCTTACATGGCACCTGCCCAAAGTCTGGTAAATAAAAGTCTGGATCAACAATGTGATAACTTGTGTCCATCTTTCGCTTCTTGGCGTAGCAGTGCGCGCCCTGCGGCTGTTTCGGCTGCGCGCAACAGTCTGAGTGGAAGTATCCATTGGTGACAGTGGTCACCACATGCGTGTCCAGGTCGAGCACCGTCTTCTGGTTGGCCTGTGTGTTGGGGACAGGTAAGTCCCAGGATGATTTGTCCGCACAACTCCAACAGGCTTCCGGAACCATGAGCTCAGAGTCGCTTGCTGGAACCATTGCGCACGCTGATGCGTCTTGGTGCGCCAGCTCCGCAGGCTGGCCGCCGGGCTGGTGCGCTCCGCAGTGCCAAGTGTCCGACTCAACCCCAGTAAAGTTGCAGTAGAAGTCATCGGCCAACTCCGTAAAGCTCCCGGTCAATTCGAGGTATTCTTGCCTGTCACGGTCTGCGGCCACGTCCTCATAGTGCTGCGTCCTCTGCGCCTGCGACAAGTTTTTGCTCATGTAAAACTGCCTGGCGTTTCGCAGTACGTACGTTACCAGCAAGTTCTTGTGGAGCTTGATGCCTCCTCTCTGCGTCCTGGAGCTTTGGATTTTCCTCAGTGAAATGGAGATCAGATTCTGTGCGTCGAATGCACACTCCATCCTCAACCGGGCCGCCCGCTCTCTCCTCTAACACTCTCAAATCGTGGGTTTGCTCGCTGGAGTTATATTCATGTGTTTAGTGGAGATTCCTACTGGATTCGTGTAGACTGTGTCCATAGCTCTCCATGTCTTCCCAGTAAGGGCATGGACTTGCAACTCTCATCTTTCCTTGCCACGCCCTCACGTAGACATTGTCCAATGAGAGGGAGGCGGTGCTTCTGTTATACGCAAATATCACCACGAGCCTCGTTCAGGATGCACGCAGGAGCGGGCATGCTGCATTTCACTAAATATGTCCTGGGCTTTTTAAATCTCAGTGCGGACAAAAATCATTAGACTTCGCTATCCGCGCAGAAGTAGAGTGGAATAGAATAAAGTGGAGGGGACCAGAAaaacagagacatggagaaGCATAGAATAGAGTACGCAGTAATAACACAGAACAATGTTATAGCCTGAGCCATTTAGTATAGTAGtgatataaaataaagagtCACAGAATAGACATGGGAAGACTAACCTAATAGAACAGGAcagaacagaaaataaagaatagaAAAGAGAGTAACGAtggaaggaaaagaggaaaagaaaaaacaggagttgaaaagaaaagacttgatttcaatagcaatataaaataataataataaaataatgaaatagtCGAGTGAACAATTCAGTAGTAATAGAATAaacaagagaataaaagaaTAGTATAAAACAGACTCACAGAAtagaaccaaacagaacagagcaatggaatagaatagaacagagaGTAATATagtagaataaaacaaaaagtaatAGAATAGAAGAGAATAGAGAGTAATTGCACAGGATAGAAAAATAATAGAAGAGAACAGGGCAGAGAGTACTACAACAGAACATAGAGTAACTAAATACGAGAGTAATCAAATATAAAAGGACAGAGAGTGATAGAATAGAATGGAACATTGACTAACAGAGTAGAATAGAACAGAGTTAATGAATGGAATGGAACAGAGAGTAATAGAGTAGAATAGAACAGGGAGTAACAAAGTAGAATAGAACAGAGCTAAAGAGTGGAATGGAACAGAGAGTGATagaaaaaagaacagagagTAATAGAGTAGAAGGAAAAGAGCCATTGAACAGATGGAACAGAGAGTAATAGAGTAGAATAGAACAGCGCAAGAGAGAATGGCACAGAGAGTAATAGAGTAGAATAGAACAGAGCCATTGAATAGAATGGAACAGAGAGTGATAGAAAACCAAAGAACAGAGAGTAATAGAGTGGAATAGAACAGAGTCGGTATGAAGTGGAACAGAGAGTAATAGAGTAGAATAGAACAGAGTCATAGAATATAATGGAACAGAGGgtaatagaaaacaaaataacagagAGTAATAGAGTAGAATAGAACAGAGTCAGAATGGAATAGAACAGAGAGTAATGGAGTATAATAGAGTAGAGTCATAGAATGGAACAGAGAGTAATAGAGTACAATGGAACAGAGACATTGAATAGAATGGCAAAGAGAGTAATATAGTAGAATAGAACAGAGTAATAGAGTAGAATAGAGCAGAGTCATGGAATAGAATGGAACAGAGAGTGACAGATACAAAGAACAGAGTCAGAGTGGAATAGAAGAGATAGTAATAGATTATAATAGAACAGAGTCATAGAATGGAATAGAACAGATagtaatagaatagaatagaatagaacaaaGTCAGAATGGAAAAGAACAGAGAGTAATAGAGTAGAATATAACAGAGAATATAAAAGTCATAGAATATAATGGTACAGAGAgtaatagaaaacaaaatagAACAGATAGTAATAGAGTAGAATAGAACAGAGTCATGAATAGAATGGGACAGGGAGTAATATAGTAGAATAGAACAGAGCAAGAGAGAATGGCACAGAGAGTAATAGAGAAGAATAGAACAGAGCCATTGAATAGAATGGAACAGAGAGTGATAGAAAGCAAAGGAATAGAGAGTAATACAGTAGAATTGAACAGAGTCTGTATGGAGTGGAACAGGAAGTTATAGAGTACAATAGCACAGAGTCATAGAATAGAATATAACAGAGAgtaatagaaaacaaaatagaaaGAGAGTAATATAGTAGAATGAAACAGagtaatagaatagaatagaccAAAGTCATagaatggaaaagaaaagagagggataGAGTAGAATATAACAGAGAATATAACAGAGGCATAGAATAAATGAAACAGAGAGTAATagaaaaccaaataaaacagagaGTAATAGAGTAGAATAGAACAGAGTCATGAATAGAATGGAACAGTGAGTAATAGAGTAGAATAGAACAGAGCCAGAGAGTAACAGACGAGATTAGAATAGAGCCATTGAATAGAATGGAACAGAGAGTGATAGAAAACAAAAGGACAGAGAGTAATAGAGTGGAATAGAACAGAGTTGGTATTGAGTGGAACAGGAAGTTATAGAGTACAATAGAACAGagtaatagaatagaatataacAGAGAGTGatagaaaacaaaagaacagagtAACAGAGTAGAATAGAACAGAGTCATAAAATGGAACAGGGAGTAATAGAGTAAAATAGACCAGAGTCCAAATGTAATAGAACAGAGAGTAAATGAGGGGATTCGAATAAAGTCATAGAATAGAATGGAACAGAGAGTAATAGAGTAGAATAGAACAGAGTCATAGAATAGAATGGAACAGGGAGTTATAGAGTAGAATAGAACAGAGAGTAATAGATTAGAATAGAACAGAGgcatagaatagaatagaacagagaGTGATaggaaacaaaagaacagagagTAATAGAGTAGAATAGAACAGTGTCATATAATAGAATAGAGCAGAGAGTGATAGGAAACAAAATAACAGAGAGTAATAGAGTAGAATAGACCAGAGTCTGAATGGAATAGAACAGAGAGTAATAGAGTACAATAGAGCAGTGtcatagaatagaatagaacagaggGTGATAGGAAACAAAATAACAGAGAGTAATAGAGAGAAGATTAGAGCAGCGTCAGAATGGAATAGAACAGAGGGTAATAGAGTGAAATAGAACACCGtcatagaatagaatagaacataGAGTAAATGAGGGGAATCGAATAAAGTCATAGAATAGAATGGAACAGAGAGTAATAGAGTAGAATAGAACAGAGTCATAGAATAGAATGGAACAGGGAGTTATAGAGTAGAATAGAACAGAGAGTAATAGATTAGAATAGAACAGAGgcatagaatagaatagaacagagaGTGATaggaaacaaaagaacagagagTAATAGAGTAGAATAGAACAGTGTCATATAATAGAATAGAGCAGAGAGTGATaggaaacaaaagaacagagagTAATAGAGTAGAATAGACCAGAGTCTGAATGGAATAGAACAG belongs to Platichthys flesus chromosome 3, fPlaFle2.1, whole genome shotgun sequence and includes:
- the LOC133932953 gene encoding immediate early response gene 5-like protein; translation: MECAFDAQNLISISLRKIQSSRTQRGGIKLHKNLLVTYVLRNARQFYMSKNLSQAQRTQHYEDVAADRDRQEYLELTGSFTELADDFYCNFTGVESDTWHCGAHQPGGQPAELAHQDASACAMVPASDSELMVPEACWSCADKSSWDLPVPNTQANQKTVLDLDTHVVTTVTNGYFHSDCCAQPKQPQGAHCYAKKRKMDTSYHIVDPDFYLPDFGQVPCKRMRSDDDSYSDSDSTNISNLMSVLGSGGLSDFVSWQQTDLEQIFSSQTICIKHTLLTGSGWTRAIEAF